One window from the genome of Cucumis melo cultivar AY chromosome 10, USDA_Cmelo_AY_1.0, whole genome shotgun sequence encodes:
- the LOC103488919 gene encoding F-box protein SKIP14 produces the protein MALNFSHRPIFPPHLTEENLVSSMNISSGFVVDDVSERNFDVYGTSWLINRELVDCLNFLEDTCEGGGSRDRVPGDVLDLLPSDPFGMDISTTVTAITGWLDDLNVDYGSGYGRDERVPVDENYELFAGLNYIWNNAFRFQSFPLGNGGIFHGTGELGGFGAWSDERKAGSASCHSDSELPYLVDTIQTLGIEPEISGDGFSSWSDGIKAGSLSCHSDAESTYLVDTFQTLGIEPEISGDGFSSWSDGTTGGHSDPESHYFVDTFQTLGIEPESGDGFSSWSGGIKAGGLSCHTEPQSSYAVDTIQTFGMEPEISGGGFSAWSDGRKAGAVSFHTDPRSSYAVDTIQTLDIEPAISGGGFSVWSGGMEAGGLSCLAEPESPTYVVDTIQTFGVEPEFSGGGFSVWSDGRKTGGLSCHTDPQSSYVMDSIHTHTIESEFPGGVFVTWSDGRKSGVISYFPVPESPPYLVGTRQTLGTEPETSEVQPVVLHEGDSVPFDASGPPHAALSFVLGYLGTRELLVVESVCKFLQSTAEGDPFFWKNINICGKPDVKITDDVLLRLTSKAQGGLESLSLVNCVMISDDGLNKVLLNNPKVTKLCVPGCTRLTIGGIVDNLKAFKSIGGPGIKHLSVAGIYGVTEVHYKELEKLLVGIENLTHLDTCQPRFYRGGEPRFPSSDGGRAIDIERCPKCMNMRIVYDCPVVGCKGIKGDTDPNTNTPRCRACTICIPRCNWCGRCIDETVHEETFCLDLRCIDCGKEISKCE, from the exons ATGGCTTTGAATTTTTCACATCGACCGATTTTCCCCCCTCATCTTACGGAGGAGAATTTGGTTTCTTCGATGAACATTTCGAGTGGTTTTGTTGTCGATGATGTTTCCGAGAGGAATTTTGATGTTTATGGGACGTCCTGGCTGATTAATCGGGAGCTCGTGGATTGCCTTAATTTTTTAGAGGATACCTGCGAAGGGGGTGGGTCTCGAGATCGTGTCCCGGGGGATGTTTTGGATCTCTTGCCTTCAGATCCCTTTGGTATGGATATAAGTACCACTGTGACAGCGATCACAGGCTGGCTTGATGATTTGAATGTTGACTATGGTAGTGGATATGGGAGAGATGAGAGAGTCCCAGTCGATGAGAATTATGAGCTTTTTGCTGGATTGAACTATATTTGGAACAATGCTTTTAGGTTCCAGTCGTTTCCCCTTGGAAATGGAGGAATTTTTCACGGTACTGGTGAGCTGGGGGGATTTGGTGCGTGGTCAGATGAGAGAAAAGCAGGTAGTGCATCCTGCCATTCTGATTCTGAATTACCATATCTTGTGGATACAATTCAGACTCTTGGTATTGAACCTGAAATTTCTGGAGATGGGTTCAGTTCGTGGTCTGATGGGATAAAAGCAGGTTCTTTATCCTGCCATTCGGATGCTGAATCAACATATCTTGTGGATACATTTCAGACTCTTGGCATTGAACCTGAAATTTCTGGAGATGGATTCAGTTCGTGGTCTGATGGGACAACAGGAGGCCATTCTGATCCTGAATCACATTATTTTGTGGATACATTCCAGACTCTTGGTATTGAACCAGAATCTGGTGATGGATTTAGTTCGTGGTCTGGCGGGATAAAGGCAGGTGGTTTATCCTGCCATACTGAACCTCAATCATCATATGCTGTGGATACAATTCAGACTTTTGGTATGGAACCTGAAATTTCTGGAGGTGGATTCAGTGCGTGGTCTGATGGAAGAAAAGCAGGTGCGGTATCCTTCCATACTGATCCTCGTTCATCATATGCTGTGGACACAATTCAGACTCTTGATATCGAACCTGCAATTTCTGGAGGGGGATTCAGTGTGTGGTCTGGTGGGATGGAAGCAGGTGGTCTGTCCTGCCTTGCTGAACCTGAATCACCCACATATGTTGTGGATACAATTCAGACTTTTGGTGTTGAACCTGAATTTTCTGGAGGGGGATTCAGTGTGTGGTCTGATGGGAGAAAGACAGGTGGTCTATCCTGCCATACTGATCCTCAATCATCTTATGTTATGGATTCAATTCATACTCATACTATTGAATCTGAATTTCCTGGAGGGGTCTTCGTTACATGGTCTGACGGTAGAAAATCTGGTGTCATATCCTATTTTCCTGTTCCAGAATCACCACCATATTTAGTGGGTACACGTCAGACTCTTGGTACTGAACCTGAAACTTCTGAGGTGCAACCTGTAGTTCTTCACGAGGGAGACTCTGTCCCGTTTGATGCAAGTGGACCTCCTCATGCAGCTCTTAGTTTTGTGCTTGGTTATCTTGGCACACGGGAACTTCTTGTTGTTGAATCAGTTTGCAAGTTCCTGCAGTCAACTGCAGAAGGGGATCCTTTCTTTTGGAAAAACATTAACATATGTGGAAAGCCGGATGTAAAAATTACAGACGATGTTCTATTGAGATTGACTAGCAAGGCTCAAGGTGGTCTGGAAAGTCTGAGCCTTGTAAACTGCGTAATGATAAGTGATGATGGTCTTAACAAGGTGCTTCTCAATAATCCTAAAGTTACGAAG TTGTGTGTTCCAGGATGCACAAGACTCACAATTGGAGGTATTGTTGATAATTTGAAAGCCTTCAAATCAATAGGTGGACCAGGAATAAAACATTTAAGTGTAGCAGGAATATACGGAGTAACAGAAGTGCATTATAAAGAGTTGGAGAAGCTGTTAGTAGGTATTGAAAACTTAACTCACCTAGATACTTGCCAGCCTCGATTTTATCGAGGAGGTGAACCTCGTTTTCCATCAAGTGATGGTGGGCGTGCCATTGACATAGAAAGATGTCCAAAATGTATGAATATGAGGATCGTTTATGACTGCCCGGTGGTTGGCTGCAAGGGAATAAAAGGTGACACCGACCCTAACACCAACACACCGCGATGCAGGGCATGCACCATTTGTATACCTCGGTGCAACTGGTGTGGACGCTGCATCGATGAGACAGTACATGAGGAGACATTTTGTCTGGACTTGCGTTGCATTGATTGTGGGAAGGAGATATCCAAATGTGAATAA
- the LOC103488917 gene encoding uncharacterized protein LOC103488917, with product MGLDGGLSWADQWDYNPDPPPSSSDNDKKKNKDGSSDKSKFRKTILGFKWMKDLRKKSDKS from the coding sequence atgggCTTAGACGGTGGTCTGTCATGGGCAGATCAATGGGACTACAACCCTGACCCTCCACCATCTTCATCGGATAATgacaagaagaagaacaaaGATGGATCTTCAGACAAGAGCAAATTTAGGAAGACAATCTTGGGCTTCAAGTGGATGAAAGACTTGCGAAAGAAATCTgacaaatcttga
- the LOC103488916 gene encoding mitotic spindle checkpoint protein MAD2 translates to MASKTATKDIITLRGSAAIVSEFFGYAANSILYNRGLYPEESFVRVKKYGLPMLLTQDEGVKSFISNLTAQLSEWLEAGKLQRVVLVIMSKSNNEVLERWNFRIETDGEVVEQGVSREKSDKEIMREIQAIMRQIASSITYLPCLDEPCVFDVLAYTDKDLAVPFTWMESDPKLIANPQMVKLHSFDTKIHKVDTLVSYKNDDDGDDE, encoded by the exons ATGGCTTCGAAAACAGCAACCAAAGACATAATCACTCTTCGTGGTTCTGCGGCAATTGTCAGCGAGTTCTTCG GGTATGCTGCGAATAG CATCCTTTACAATCGTGGGCTTTATCCGGAGGAAAGTTTTGTTAGGGTTAAGAAATATGGACTTCCTATGTTGCTTACTCAGGATGAAGGTGTTAAGAGCTTCATTTCTAATCTAACTGCTCAGCTTTCTG AATGGCTGGAAGCTGGGAAGTTACAAAGGGTTGTGCTGGTTATAATGAGCAAATCCAACAATGAGGTCCTTGAGAGGTGGAATTTTAGAATTGAAACTGATGGGGAGGTGGTGGAACAAGG TGTATCGAGGGAAAAGAGTGATAAAGAAATAATGAGGGAGATCCAAGCAATTATGAGGCAGATTGCTTCAAGCATCACCTACTTGCCCTGCCTAGATGAACCCT GTGTATTCGATGTGTTAGCATATACTGATAAAGATCTTGCTGTTCCATTTACTTGGATGGAGAGTGACCCTAAACTGATTGCTAATCCACAAATGGTGAAGCTGCATTCTTTTGACACAAAG ATTCACAAAGTGGACACTCTTGTTTCTTACAAGAATGATGATGACGGTGACGACGAGTAA